In Aureibaculum algae, the following are encoded in one genomic region:
- a CDS encoding MGMT family protein: protein MSEDGFFEKVYKIARKIPYGRVTSYGAIAKYLGAAKSARMVGWAMNASHIDDTVPAHRVVNRNGILTGKHHFDGINLMQQLLENEGVEVIDAKISNFEAIFWNPND from the coding sequence ATGTCGGAAGATGGTTTTTTTGAAAAAGTATATAAAATAGCTAGAAAGATTCCTTATGGTAGAGTCACATCATATGGAGCAATAGCTAAATATTTGGGAGCTGCAAAATCGGCCAGAATGGTTGGTTGGGCTATGAATGCTAGCCATATAGATGATACTGTACCAGCACACAGAGTTGTAAATAGAAATGGTATTTTAACTGGGAAGCATCATTTTGATGGAATTAACCTAATGCAGCAACTATTAGAAAATGAAGGAGTTGAAGTTATAGACGCTAAAATCTCGAATTTTGAGGCTATTTTTTGGAACCCAAATGATTAA
- a CDS encoding DUF6341 family protein gives MIANNIFRALGDFFTNVLFVPYDYFRSIHGWWSSNILNTIIVIIGFMAAFYWLSKMVKHERENSL, from the coding sequence ATGATTGCAAACAATATTTTTAGAGCTTTAGGCGATTTTTTCACAAATGTTTTATTTGTACCGTATGATTATTTTAGATCAATACATGGTTGGTGGTCATCAAATATTTTAAACACTATTATTGTTATCATTGGTTTTATGGCAGCATTTTATTGGTTGAGTAAAATGGTTAAACATGAAAGAGAAAATAGTCTTTAA
- the trmB gene encoding tRNA (guanosine(46)-N7)-methyltransferase TrmB has protein sequence MGSKNKLKRFRENETFVNVVQPSRKEILDGFHLKSKWNTFFKNNNPIILELGCGKGEYTVALAKRNPNINYIGIDIKGSRFWRGAKTALDDKLDNVAFLRTQIELIDMCFGVNEVSEIWITFPDPQIKYKRMKHRLTNPEFLKKYQQILTDEGVMHLKTDSEFLHGYTLGLLQEGNHEIIYAHHNIYINSYSPLEATEIKTFYENQFLEQNKAITYIKFRTLYK, from the coding sequence TTGGGAAGTAAAAATAAATTAAAACGCTTTCGCGAGAATGAAACGTTTGTAAATGTTGTACAGCCCTCTCGAAAAGAAATATTAGACGGATTTCATTTAAAATCTAAATGGAATACTTTTTTTAAAAATAATAATCCAATTATTTTAGAACTCGGTTGCGGCAAAGGTGAATATACTGTTGCTTTAGCGAAGCGAAACCCAAATATAAATTATATTGGCATTGATATTAAGGGGTCACGGTTTTGGCGTGGAGCTAAAACAGCATTAGATGATAAACTTGATAATGTTGCTTTTTTACGTACTCAAATTGAGTTAATTGATATGTGCTTTGGTGTTAATGAAGTTAGTGAAATTTGGATTACCTTTCCCGATCCTCAGATAAAGTATAAGAGGATGAAGCATAGGTTGACAAATCCTGAGTTTCTTAAAAAATATCAACAAATCCTTACGGATGAGGGTGTTATGCACCTAAAAACTGATAGTGAGTTTTTACATGGCTACACTTTAGGTTTGTTGCAAGAAGGGAATCATGAAATTATATATGCACATCATAATATTTATATTAATAGTTATAGCCCTCTAGAAGCTACTGAGATTAAAACTTTTTATGAAAATCAGTTTTTAGAACAAAATAAAGCCATAACTTATATAAAATTTAGGACGCTTTACAAGTAA
- a CDS encoding RNA polymerase sigma factor, translating to MKIIPFYNNEKQLIKKAAAENRQAQQALCEKHAPKMLSVCRQYINDLHFAEDVMVDGFVKVFKHLSSFKHEGSFEGWIRKIMVRESISHLRKQQFVVYDDDIIERNKDVDTYTSELDVAHIQLLIDALPTGYKAVFILNTVEGYKHQEIAEMLGITESTSKSQLFKARKMLQEKLKQQKIIGYGTK from the coding sequence TTGAAAATTATACCATTTTATAATAACGAAAAGCAATTGATTAAAAAGGCTGCTGCTGAAAACAGGCAAGCACAGCAGGCGTTGTGCGAAAAACATGCACCAAAAATGTTAAGTGTTTGTAGACAGTATATTAATGATTTGCATTTTGCAGAAGATGTTATGGTTGATGGGTTTGTAAAAGTTTTTAAGCATTTAAGTTCGTTTAAACACGAAGGAAGTTTTGAAGGTTGGATACGGAAAATTATGGTAAGGGAATCTATTTCACACCTTAGAAAACAGCAATTTGTGGTTTATGACGACGATATTATTGAAAGAAATAAGGATGTTGACACGTATACTTCTGAACTAGACGTTGCACATATTCAGTTGTTAATAGATGCGTTGCCAACAGGCTATAAAGCAGTATTTATATTAAATACAGTTGAAGGTTACAAACATCAAGAAATTGCCGAAATGCTAGGTATTACAGAAAGCACATCCAAATCGCAATTGTTTAAAGCACGAAAAATGCTTCAAGAAAAATTAAAGCAGCAGAAAATTATAGGTTATGGCACCAAATAA
- the lysM gene encoding peptidoglycan-binding protein LysM: MGLFSFIKNAGAKVFGIGKTTEEESLEDAAKATELARVKASKLVNAVEALGFGVTDLDISVDGDLALVYGEAENQATREKVVLVVGNTEGIASVDDRMTTAVQEPEAQFHTVVSGDTLGKIAKTYYGNAMKYPVIFEANKPMLSDPDKIYPGQMLRIPALD, from the coding sequence ATGGGATTATTTTCATTTATTAAAAACGCAGGTGCAAAGGTATTTGGCATTGGCAAAACTACAGAAGAAGAGTCATTAGAAGATGCAGCGAAAGCAACTGAACTAGCTCGTGTAAAAGCAAGTAAATTGGTTAATGCCGTTGAAGCTTTAGGCTTTGGCGTAACCGACTTAGACATATCTGTTGATGGTGATTTAGCACTTGTTTATGGTGAAGCTGAAAATCAAGCTACTCGTGAAAAAGTAGTTTTAGTTGTGGGTAACACAGAAGGTATTGCAAGCGTTGACGACAGAATGACAACTGCTGTTCAAGAACCTGAAGCTCAATTTCACACTGTTGTTAGTGGTGATACGCTTGGTAAAATTGCAAAAACATATTATGGTAATGCTATGAAGTACCCTGTAATATTTGAAGCTAACAAACCTATGTTATCAGATCCTGATAAGATTTATCCAGGACAAATGTTACGTATTCCTGCTTTGGACTAA
- a CDS encoding prephenate dehydrogenase, producing MEKVVVIGLGLIGGSMAIDLKKNGNYHIIGIDRNINHTSKALELGIIDEIGADSILTEADVVIVAVPADAIPPVTKSVLDQINENTLVFDVGSVKGQVCNQVKEHPNRKNYVAAHPIAGTEFSGPEAAFSGLFTNKINIICEKKLSDKKILEKALQIFDKLEMRTTFMKADEHDKHIAYVSHLSHISSFMLGKTVLEIEPNEHNIFNMAGSGFRSTVRLAKSSPAMWTPIFLQNKENVLKSLTEYIKNLETFKNKIEEGSNEEVFNIMENTNRIKNILDGIVK from the coding sequence ATGGAAAAAGTAGTTGTTATCGGTTTAGGGTTAATAGGAGGTTCAATGGCAATTGACCTTAAGAAAAATGGTAATTATCATATTATTGGAATTGATAGAAATATAAATCACACTAGTAAAGCATTGGAATTAGGTATAATTGATGAAATTGGAGCTGATTCAATTTTAACTGAAGCAGATGTTGTAATTGTTGCTGTTCCTGCCGATGCTATACCGCCAGTTACAAAATCGGTTTTAGATCAAATTAATGAAAACACATTGGTTTTTGATGTTGGGTCAGTAAAAGGGCAAGTATGTAATCAGGTAAAAGAACATCCCAATAGAAAGAATTATGTTGCGGCTCACCCAATTGCCGGTACTGAGTTTTCAGGTCCAGAAGCAGCATTTAGTGGTTTGTTTACCAATAAGATTAATATAATTTGTGAAAAAAAGTTATCAGATAAAAAAATATTAGAAAAAGCATTACAAATTTTTGATAAATTAGAAATGCGTACCACTTTTATGAAAGCTGATGAGCATGACAAACACATTGCTTATGTTTCGCATTTATCCCATATAAGTTCATTTATGTTGGGTAAAACGGTACTAGAAATCGAGCCAAATGAGCACAATATTTTTAATATGGCAGGGAGTGGATTTAGATCAACGGTGCGTTTGGCAAAAAGTTCACCCGCAATGTGGACGCCCATTTTTTTGCAAAACAAAGAGAACGTTTTAAAATCATTAACCGAGTATATTAAAAACTTAGAAACCTTTAAAAATAAGATTGAAGAGGGGTCAAATGAAGAGGTTTTTAATATTATGGAGAATACAAATAGAATTAAAAACATACTAGATGGTATTGTTAAGTAA
- a CDS encoding immunity 17 family protein: protein MEVFTDFMSANPEYGYLIGVAGFLLIIIGLILDWDWVVEPGGGYINIASFIEMFGRKTVRILYGLIMFIGVLICLYGFFTYNPSLYPK, encoded by the coding sequence ATGGAAGTATTTACAGATTTTATGTCAGCAAACCCAGAGTATGGTTATTTAATTGGTGTCGCAGGCTTTCTGCTGATAATAATAGGATTAATACTTGATTGGGATTGGGTTGTAGAACCCGGTGGAGGCTATATTAACATTGCCTCCTTTATAGAAATGTTTGGACGTAAAACGGTTCGTATACTATATGGTTTAATTATGTTTATTGGAGTTCTCATTTGTTTGTATGGCTTTTTCACTTATAACCCGAGTTTATATCCAAAGTAA
- a CDS encoding glycosyltransferase family 9 protein, with product MDSKSSHILVIRLSAMGDVAMVVPIIRALVEQHRTIKITMVSRAFLKPLFDDIPNVHFYAADVKGTHKGLMGLYKLSKELKPLQFNAIADLHNVLRSKILRFFLFGIKTAIIDKGRAEKKALVRIENKIFKQLKTSQQRYADVFRKLGYEFDLTNPVFPEKSILSEKINDLVGLDHKKWIGIAPFAQHQGKMYPLDLIEKVIDKLSASNNYKIMLFGGGAHEIKALIALEKRFENTISVAGKLKFKEELALISNLDGMLSMDSANGHLSAMQGVKTLTIWGVTHPFAGFVPFNQPQNHQILPNLEQYPNLPCSIYGNKICEGYEDVMRSINPQMVVDKIVAII from the coding sequence ATGGACTCTAAATCATCACATATATTAGTTATTCGTCTCTCTGCAATGGGCGATGTGGCGATGGTCGTTCCCATTATTAGAGCTTTAGTAGAACAACACCGAACAATTAAAATAACAATGGTTTCTAGGGCTTTTCTCAAACCTTTGTTTGATGATATTCCTAATGTGCACTTTTACGCAGCAGATGTAAAAGGAACACATAAGGGTCTTATGGGTTTGTATAAATTGAGCAAAGAATTGAAACCATTGCAATTCAATGCAATTGCCGATTTACATAATGTGCTGCGATCAAAAATTTTACGATTTTTTCTTTTTGGGATAAAAACGGCGATAATTGATAAGGGTAGAGCAGAAAAAAAAGCATTAGTACGTATTGAGAATAAGATATTTAAACAGCTAAAAACCTCGCAGCAACGTTACGCAGATGTATTTAGAAAGTTAGGATATGAATTTGATTTAACAAACCCTGTTTTTCCTGAAAAATCAATATTATCAGAAAAAATAAATGATTTGGTTGGATTAGACCATAAAAAATGGATTGGTATTGCTCCTTTTGCACAACATCAAGGTAAAATGTATCCACTAGATTTAATAGAAAAGGTAATTGATAAGCTATCGGCATCCAACAATTATAAAATTATGCTTTTTGGTGGTGGAGCACACGAAATAAAAGCTTTAATCGCTTTAGAAAAAAGATTCGAAAACACCATTTCCGTCGCTGGAAAGTTAAAATTTAAAGAGGAATTAGCTCTAATTTCAAATTTAGATGGTATGCTTAGTATGGATTCTGCTAACGGACATTTATCAGCTATGCAAGGGGTTAAAACCTTAACTATTTGGGGTGTTACACATCCATTTGCCGGGTTTGTCCCTTTTAATCAACCTCAAAACCATCAAATTTTACCAAATTTAGAGCAATATCCCAACCTACCATGCTCTATTTATGGCAATAAAATTTGTGAAGGCTATGAAGATGTAATGCGTAGTATCAATCCGCAAATGGTGGTCGATAAAATTGTAGCCATCATTTAA
- a CDS encoding DUF6427 family protein — protein MIANFFNKSTPVTTFTIFILITLVILVSIFSTPAIDFSFTFFLKKLAVLSFLMLTLLLVQFITKKNGLIKDNAFDLLLIVLFIAMFPKVISEFKLLGAHFVLLLAFRRIYSLRTIKNPKEKLFDSSFYIGVATIIYPWCILYMVLPYAAIINFNKRTIRNVLLPLVGLITSFIIYASYLMLIDKFDTYEMDFTTNFVFTNYNSLNLLIPLTLLLGFIIWVIFPTTLKIISINSDLKNAWFVLTVHLIVSILIIIPAPVKNGSEFLFLFFPTAVLFTNYLQMVKEKWFKDVFLYLFVAAAIVSIFL, from the coding sequence ATGATTGCGAATTTTTTTAATAAATCAACACCTGTAACCACTTTTACCATTTTTATTTTAATAACATTGGTAATTTTAGTTTCAATATTCTCTACACCTGCCATTGATTTTAGCTTTACGTTCTTTTTAAAAAAATTAGCAGTACTATCTTTTTTAATGCTTACCCTCTTATTAGTTCAATTTATTACGAAAAAAAATGGATTAATAAAAGATAATGCCTTTGATTTACTTTTAATAGTACTATTTATTGCCATGTTTCCTAAGGTAATTAGTGAATTTAAATTATTAGGAGCACACTTCGTATTATTATTAGCTTTTAGGAGAATTTATAGCTTAAGAACAATTAAAAACCCTAAAGAAAAATTATTTGACAGTTCTTTTTATATTGGTGTAGCAACAATAATCTATCCTTGGTGTATTTTATATATGGTGCTGCCTTATGCAGCCATTATTAATTTTAATAAACGTACCATTAGAAATGTTCTATTACCTTTGGTTGGACTTATAACATCGTTTATTATTTATGCATCCTATTTAATGTTGATTGACAAGTTCGATACTTATGAGATGGATTTTACTACGAACTTTGTATTTACGAATTACAATTCATTAAATTTACTAATTCCATTAACCTTATTACTAGGATTCATCATTTGGGTAATATTTCCAACTACTTTAAAAATAATATCAATTAATAGTGATCTTAAAAATGCTTGGTTTGTATTAACAGTGCATTTAATAGTTAGTATTCTGATAATTATACCTGCACCCGTTAAAAATGGTTCAGAATTTTTATTTCTATTTTTTCCAACCGCCGTTCTTTTTACAAATTATTTACAAATGGTTAAGGAAAAATGGTTTAAAGATGTGTTTTTGTATTTATTTGTTGCGGCGGCTATTGTTTCTATATTTCTATAA
- a CDS encoding DUF4846 domain-containing protein has translation MVKKVTSIILLIVLSSCKKERVSQYSYSIATAPTIKQNHINPDGNTLKTRFYPPKGYKRDSLQKKTFGYFLQNYPLKEHGKQVQLFNGNLKNRQDVHAAIFDISVGKRDLQQCADATMRLRADYLYQQKIYDSIHFNFTNGFNAEYSKWRNGQRISVNGNKVSWYNGSSKSDSRTSFDKYLTMVFSYAGTLSLEKEMKKINVEEIQIGDVFIQGGSPGHAVIVVDVAKNKEGKKLFLLAQSYMPAQEIHVLKNFKNTNISPWYDAENLQYLYTPEWNFTKNNLRRFN, from the coding sequence ATGGTAAAAAAAGTTACAAGCATTATTTTATTAATTGTACTTTCTTCATGCAAAAAGGAAAGAGTGTCTCAATATTCGTATAGTATTGCAACTGCACCAACAATAAAACAAAATCATATAAATCCTGACGGAAATACCTTAAAAACTAGATTTTATCCTCCAAAAGGCTATAAAAGAGATTCACTTCAAAAAAAAACATTTGGTTATTTTTTACAAAACTATCCTTTAAAAGAGCATGGTAAGCAAGTTCAGCTTTTTAATGGTAATTTAAAGAACCGTCAAGACGTGCATGCGGCTATTTTTGATATCAGTGTTGGTAAACGTGATTTGCAACAATGTGCAGATGCAACAATGCGTTTGCGAGCCGATTATCTCTATCAACAAAAAATATATGATAGCATTCATTTTAATTTCACCAATGGTTTTAACGCGGAGTATAGTAAATGGCGTAACGGACAACGTATTTCTGTAAATGGGAATAAGGTAAGTTGGTATAATGGAAGTTCAAAGAGCGACTCAAGAACGAGTTTTGATAAATACTTAACTATGGTTTTTAGTTATGCCGGAACGTTGTCATTAGAGAAGGAAATGAAAAAAATTAATGTTGAAGAAATACAAATAGGCGATGTTTTTATTCAAGGTGGTAGTCCAGGTCATGCTGTAATTGTGGTAGATGTTGCTAAAAACAAAGAAGGTAAAAAGCTGTTTTTACTGGCTCAGAGTTATATGCCTGCACAAGAAATACATGTTTTAAAGAACTTTAAGAATACGAACATTTCACCTTGGTATGATGCTGAAAATTTGCAATATTTATATACTCCAGAGTGGAATTTCACTAAAAATAATTTAAGAAGATTCAATTAA
- a CDS encoding bifunctional 3-deoxy-7-phosphoheptulonate synthase/chorismate mutase type II — protein MESVDFSTWLKKMELNHPLVIAGPCSAETEEQVLKIAHQLKETDATVFRAGIWKPRTRPGNFEGNGVKALPWMAKVKEETGMLTTVEVANAEHAKLALEFDIDIIWIGARTTVNPFAVQEIADALAGTDKIVLVKNPINPDLELWIGAIERLHTMGIKNLGAIHRGFSSFKKTKYRNTPQWQIPIALKQRFPTLPIINDPSHICGEREGIFDVCQTSLDLKFEGLMIETHFDPDNAWSDAKQQITPARLNEITEELKVRKGRVEEKDSLDKLNNLRAQINVLDKQLIDLLADRMDVVENIGKVKKESNVAILQRSRWSEVMQGMVNEGKLNGLSEDFIEKIFKSIHQESIEHQEKIVNS, from the coding sequence ATGGAATCAGTAGACTTTTCAACATGGTTAAAGAAGATGGAGTTAAACCATCCTTTAGTAATTGCCGGCCCATGTAGTGCAGAAACGGAAGAGCAAGTTTTAAAAATAGCTCATCAACTAAAAGAAACGGATGCTACTGTTTTTAGAGCAGGTATTTGGAAACCAAGAACACGTCCTGGGAATTTTGAAGGCAATGGTGTAAAGGCATTACCATGGATGGCCAAAGTAAAGGAAGAAACAGGAATGTTAACTACCGTTGAGGTGGCTAATGCAGAGCATGCTAAGTTAGCTTTAGAATTTGATATTGATATCATTTGGATTGGTGCAAGAACAACTGTAAATCCTTTTGCTGTACAAGAAATTGCAGATGCATTGGCAGGTACTGATAAAATAGTGTTGGTAAAAAATCCTATAAATCCTGATTTAGAATTGTGGATTGGTGCTATTGAGCGTTTACATACTATGGGAATTAAAAATTTAGGAGCTATTCATAGAGGTTTTTCTTCTTTTAAAAAGACGAAATATAGAAATACTCCACAATGGCAAATTCCTATTGCATTAAAACAAAGATTTCCAACATTGCCAATAATTAATGATCCTTCTCACATTTGTGGTGAGCGTGAAGGTATATTTGATGTATGTCAGACTTCTTTAGATTTAAAATTTGAAGGCTTAATGATAGAAACGCATTTTGACCCTGATAATGCTTGGAGTGATGCTAAACAACAAATTACACCAGCTAGATTAAATGAAATTACTGAAGAGCTTAAAGTTCGTAAAGGGAGAGTAGAAGAAAAAGATTCTTTAGATAAATTAAATAATTTGAGAGCTCAAATCAATGTGTTAGACAAACAATTAATTGATTTATTAGCCGATAGAATGGATGTTGTTGAAAACATTGGTAAGGTGAAAAAAGAAAGTAACGTTGCTATTTTACAACGTAGCCGATGGTCAGAAGTAATGCAAGGAATGGTTAATGAAGGTAAACTAAATGGGCTTAGTGAAGATTTTATAGAAAAAATATTCAAATCTATCCATCAAGAGTCTATTGAACATCAAGAGAAAATTGTAAATAGTTAG
- the upp gene encoding uracil phosphoribosyltransferase, whose product MILHNFEEQNSILSQFISELRATEIQKDSMRFRRNIERVGEILSYELSKTLDFESKKIQTPLGDKEVSVLQDDLVLCSILRAGFPLHQGLLNYFDNAENAFVSAYRHHPDGKDEFEVIVNYLASPSLNNKILLLADPMLATGKTLENVLEGFKDHGKPKQIHIISVIGSIEGINYVEKVFPENTHLWIATIDNQLNSRGYIVPGLGDAGDLCYGEKL is encoded by the coding sequence ATGATACTCCACAATTTTGAAGAACAAAATTCAATTTTAAGCCAGTTTATTTCGGAACTAAGAGCTACTGAAATTCAAAAAGATAGTATGCGTTTTAGAAGAAACATTGAGCGTGTTGGCGAAATTCTCTCTTATGAATTAAGTAAAACCTTAGATTTTGAGTCAAAAAAGATACAAACACCTTTAGGAGATAAGGAGGTTTCGGTATTGCAAGATGATTTGGTATTATGTTCTATTTTGCGGGCAGGCTTTCCTTTACATCAAGGATTGTTAAATTATTTTGATAATGCGGAAAATGCTTTTGTTTCTGCATACAGACATCATCCAGATGGTAAGGATGAATTTGAAGTTATTGTTAATTATTTGGCTTCTCCATCATTAAATAATAAAATTTTACTCTTAGCAGATCCTATGTTAGCAACAGGTAAAACTTTAGAAAATGTATTAGAAGGATTTAAAGATCATGGTAAACCAAAACAAATTCACATTATTTCTGTTATCGGGTCAATTGAAGGTATAAATTATGTAGAAAAAGTTTTTCCAGAAAACACACATTTATGGATAGCCACTATTGATAATCAATTAAACTCTAGAGGATACATTGTACCAGGTTTAGGCGATGCTGGTGATTTATGTTATGGTGAAAAACTTTAG
- a CDS encoding pyridoxal phosphate-dependent aminotransferase, which yields MTAKANRLNSVKEYYFSRKLREVRQLKAAGKPIINIGIGSPDLDPPITVSRAMQNALEQNNIHGYQSYQGLPEFRAAISNFYNKYYDVDINPENEILPLMGSKEGIMHISMAFLNVGDEVLIPNPGYPTYTSVTNLLEAQPVYYDLVDENNWLPDLETLEKSDLSKVKLMWVNYPHMPTGKKPTKELFKNLIAFAKKHDIILINDNPYSFILNDNPLSILNIDGAKEVALELNSLSKTFNMAGWRVGMLLGSAEHMNTVLQVKSNMDSGMFYGIQQGAIAALQSDNSWFNNLNIIYEKRRNIAWKIADALGCTYDKDASGLFVWAKLPIGLTAEQTADDLLYTYDVFLAPGTIFGTNGEGYIRLSLCVTEEVLSEVLSRILRAN from the coding sequence ATGACAGCTAAAGCCAACAGATTAAATAGCGTAAAGGAGTACTATTTTTCTCGTAAATTAAGGGAAGTTCGTCAGCTTAAGGCAGCTGGCAAACCTATAATTAATATTGGTATTGGAAGTCCTGATTTGGATCCGCCAATTACTGTAAGTAGAGCAATGCAGAACGCGTTGGAACAAAATAATATTCACGGATACCAAAGTTATCAAGGGTTACCAGAATTCAGAGCTGCCATTTCTAATTTCTATAATAAATATTACGATGTTGATATAAACCCAGAGAATGAAATTTTACCTTTAATGGGTTCCAAAGAGGGCATAATGCACATTTCAATGGCATTTTTAAATGTAGGTGATGAGGTTTTAATTCCAAATCCTGGTTATCCAACATATACTTCAGTTACTAATTTATTAGAAGCTCAACCTGTGTATTACGATTTGGTGGATGAAAACAATTGGTTACCTGATTTAGAAACCTTAGAAAAATCTGATTTATCTAAAGTTAAGTTAATGTGGGTAAATTATCCTCATATGCCAACGGGTAAAAAGCCAACAAAAGAGTTGTTTAAAAACCTGATTGCCTTTGCTAAAAAGCATGATATTATTTTAATAAATGACAATCCATATAGTTTTATCTTAAATGATAATCCGCTTAGTATTCTAAATATAGATGGAGCAAAAGAGGTGGCGTTAGAGCTAAATTCACTCAGTAAAACTTTTAATATGGCAGGTTGGCGTGTAGGTATGTTATTGGGTTCTGCTGAGCATATGAATACGGTTTTACAGGTAAAAAGTAATATGGATTCAGGAATGTTTTATGGCATTCAACAGGGAGCAATTGCAGCCCTACAATCGGATAATAGTTGGTTTAATAACCTAAATATTATTTATGAAAAACGTAGAAATATCGCTTGGAAGATTGCCGATGCGTTAGGTTGTACATATGACAAGGATGCCTCTGGTTTGTTTGTTTGGGCAAAATTACCAATTGGATTAACGGCAGAGCAAACAGCAGATGATTTATTATATACCTATGATGTGTTTTTAGCTCCAGGTACTATTTTTGGAACTAATGGAGAAGGGTATATAAGACTTTCGTTATGTGTTACAGAAGAAGTTTTAAGCGAAGTATTAAGTCGAATATTGAGAGCTAATTAA
- a CDS encoding porin family protein, whose product MNKSIYVIGLLMLFSTLNLTAQEKSIPMIKSLKFQKNYVATQEKEALKKEVESINKRLENKQITESEAQRLKEAAAKKRALNIENRNAIIDNKIALLERNDGEMMLISEKDSLGASRIVVGMGHKDLDNDYIFGVKVQDNRPKKVKYDNRTTSALILAMGLNNALIDNESLDDSPYKVGGSRFFELGWEWQTRVFKNSNFLRFNYGLSFQFNGLKPKDNQYFVSNDGQTELQEFNYDLKKSKFRMDNLVFPVHFEFGPSKVKKTEQSIRYSTYKKFKFGIGGYGGFNLGTRQKLKYEIDGDKVKDKIKRDYNTPNFIYGLSTYAGFGDTTIYLKYDLNPIFKDALVEQHNISLGLRFHL is encoded by the coding sequence ATGAACAAAAGTATCTATGTAATAGGTTTGCTAATGTTATTTAGCACCCTAAATTTAACCGCACAAGAGAAAAGTATACCAATGATTAAGAGCTTAAAGTTCCAAAAGAATTATGTAGCTACTCAAGAAAAAGAAGCTCTGAAAAAGGAAGTTGAAAGTATAAATAAGCGATTGGAAAATAAACAAATAACAGAAAGTGAAGCTCAAAGGTTAAAAGAAGCAGCAGCAAAAAAACGAGCCTTAAATATCGAAAACAGAAATGCTATAATTGATAATAAAATTGCTTTGCTAGAAAGAAATGATGGTGAAATGATGCTAATCAGTGAAAAAGATTCATTAGGAGCTTCTAGAATTGTAGTAGGAATGGGACACAAAGATTTAGATAACGACTATATTTTTGGAGTAAAAGTTCAAGATAATCGGCCTAAAAAAGTAAAATATGACAACAGAACCACTTCGGCATTAATTTTGGCTATGGGTTTAAATAATGCGTTGATAGACAATGAGTCCTTAGATGACTCTCCATATAAAGTAGGAGGGAGTCGCTTTTTTGAATTAGGATGGGAGTGGCAAACACGTGTTTTTAAAAACTCGAATTTCTTAAGATTTAATTACGGACTTTCGTTTCAGTTTAATGGCTTAAAACCTAAAGATAATCAATATTTTGTAAGTAACGATGGTCAAACAGAATTACAAGAGTTTAATTATGATTTAAAAAAATCGAAATTCCGTATGGATAATTTGGTTTTTCCCGTTCATTTTGAATTTGGTCCGTCAAAGGTTAAAAAAACAGAGCAAAGTATCAGATATTCCACATATAAAAAGTTCAAATTTGGAATTGGTGGCTATGGTGGTTTTAACTTAGGTACACGTCAAAAATTAAAATATGAAATAGATGGTGATAAGGTTAAAGACAAAATTAAGAGAGATTATAACACTCCAAATTTTATATACGGATTAAGTACTTATGCTGGTTTTGGAGATACTACAATCTATTTAAAGTATGACTTAAATCCAATTTTTAAAGATGCACTAGTGGAACAACATAATATTTCATTAGGACTTCGTTTTCATTTATAG